Proteins encoded by one window of Haematobia irritans isolate KBUSLIRL chromosome 2, ASM5000362v1, whole genome shotgun sequence:
- the mEFTs gene encoding elongation factor Ts, mitochondrial: MVVFQQFTRFLHCTRIAYSGAGKSSSSALATLRKKTGYTFANCKKALELHNNDINLAEKWLKEQAQSLGWSKATKLAERATAQGLVGVLVRGNIGAMVEVNCETDFVARNENFKNFVDHVSRVCAQYTELTQFDGDLWKSGFEAEALKNLRTPDGKSLADHLALLIGTVGENASIKRAICFKVNNDLRLSGYAHPQTVAASCPQNVTQLGKYGALVAFRGNNVEEELQKNLCQHIVGMNPKKVGEEGKDEPNANKDEETCLIHQEYLIDDDKTVGEVLKENNLSIIDYHRFECGEVAANDDLEQAKMSN, translated from the exons atggTGGTATTTCAACAGTTCACAAGATTCCTACATTGTACCCGTATCGCTTATTCTGGAGCGGGAAAAAGCAGTAGCAGTGCTTTGGCAACATTAAGGAAAAAGACCGGCTATACTTTTGCCAATTGTAAGAAGGCATTGGAATTGCACAATAATGATATTAACTTG GCTGAAAAATGGTTGAAAGAACAAGCTCAAAGTCTTGGCTGGTCCAAGGCAACCAAATTGGCAGAAAGAGCAACAGCCCAAGGTTTAGTAGGTGTTTTGGTTCGTGGTAATATTGGAGCTATGGTAGAAGTAAATTGCGAGACAGATTTTGTTGCccgtaatgaaaatttcaaaaattttgttgatcatGTATCTCGTGTATGTGCTCAATACACAGAGCTAACACAATTCGATGGAGATTTGTGGaag TCTGGTTTCGAAGCAGAGGCTTTAAAAAATCTTCGTACACCCGATGGCAAATCATTGGCCGATCATTTGGCATTGTTGATTGGCACAGTGGGAGAAAACGCATCCATAAAAAGGGCCATATGTTTCAAGGTCAATAATGATTTACGTCTATCTGGCTATGCTCATCCACAAACAGTAGCAGCTAGTTGCCCACAAAATGTCACACAATTGGGTAAATATGGCGCTCTTGTTGCATTCCGTggcaataatgttgaagaagaaTTACAAAAGAATCTTTGCCAACATATTGTTGGTATGAATCCCAAAAAAGTTGGTGAAGAGGGTAAAGATGAACCCAATGCCAATAAAGATGAGGAAACTTGTCTAATACATCAGGAGTATTTAATCGATGATGATAAGACAGTGGGTGAAGTATTGAAGGAAAATAATCTCTCTATTATTGattatcatcgatttgagtgtggTGAAGTGGCGGCAAATGATGATCTGGAACAAGCCAAAATGAGCAATTGA